One window from the genome of Rhodopseudomonas sp. P2A-2r encodes:
- a CDS encoding DUF1109 domain-containing protein codes for MDTDRLIQTLAADNESRAFPVGTVLAMALLVALPVAAAMLLVTLGFRPNFMTAMRNPFFDLKFVVTLALAIPAIVISLHLSRPEAVLGRWIWLLLLSPFILVIAIVAEMMLPQRMPMMARLVGRNSMLCLTAIPVLSLPILAATLLALRHGAPAQPALAGALAGLLSAGLAATLYAAHCVDDSPLFVATWYTLATALVTAVGALAGARLLKY; via the coding sequence ATGGATACCGATCGCCTGATCCAGACCCTGGCCGCGGACAACGAGTCCCGCGCCTTCCCCGTCGGCACCGTGCTGGCGATGGCCTTGCTGGTGGCGTTACCGGTCGCGGCGGCAATGCTGCTGGTCACCCTCGGCTTCCGTCCGAATTTCATGACCGCGATGCGCAATCCGTTCTTCGACCTCAAATTCGTGGTGACCTTGGCGCTGGCGATTCCGGCCATCGTGATCAGCCTGCATCTGTCGCGGCCGGAGGCGGTGCTGGGACGCTGGATCTGGTTGTTGCTGCTGTCGCCATTCATCCTGGTCATCGCGATTGTCGCCGAGATGATGTTGCCCCAGCGCATGCCGATGATGGCGCGGCTGGTGGGCCGCAATTCCATGCTGTGCCTCACCGCGATTCCCGTGCTGTCGCTGCCGATCCTCGCCGCGACGCTGCTGGCGCTACGCCATGGCGCGCCGGCGCAGCCGGCGCTGGCCGGGGCGCTGGCCGGCCTGCTGTCGGCGGGGCTGGCGGCAACGCTCTATGCCGCGCATTGCGTCGACGACTCGCCGCTGTTCGTGGCCACCTGGTACACGCTGGCGACCGCATTGGTCACTGCGGTCGGCGCGCTCGCCGGCGCCAGATTGTTGAAATACTGA
- a CDS encoding sigma-70 family RNA polymerase sigma factor codes for MHGRDDEWTDLMLAANAGDSIAYHRLLKAVTPVLRAGARRGLARAGQPPDQAEDIVQEILLAVHLKRQTWNAEAPFAPWLFAIARNKLIDALRRRGRRVFVNIDDFAEVLPSEPVAETLPVGEIAGHLEALPARQRDVLQSIAVNSASIRETAAKLTMSEGAVRVALHRGLASLAAKLRKE; via the coding sequence TTGCACGGACGCGACGACGAATGGACGGACCTGATGCTGGCGGCCAATGCAGGCGACAGCATCGCTTACCACCGTCTTCTCAAAGCCGTGACGCCGGTGCTGCGCGCGGGTGCGCGCCGCGGACTGGCGCGTGCCGGGCAACCTCCCGATCAGGCCGAGGACATCGTGCAGGAGATCTTGCTGGCAGTACATTTGAAGCGGCAGACGTGGAACGCCGAGGCGCCGTTCGCGCCGTGGTTGTTCGCCATCGCCCGCAACAAGCTGATCGATGCGCTGCGCCGCCGCGGCCGTCGGGTGTTCGTCAATATCGACGATTTCGCCGAAGTGCTGCCGAGCGAGCCGGTGGCCGAGACCTTGCCGGTGGGCGAGATCGCGGGGCATCTCGAGGCGCTGCCGGCGCGACAGCGCGATGTGCTGCAGTCGATCGCGGTGAACAGCGCCTCGATCCGGGAGACCGCTGCGAAGCTGACCATGAGCGAAGGCGCGGTGCGGGTGGCGCTGCATCGCGGGCTGGCCAGCCTCGCGGCGAAGTTGCGGAAGGAATGA
- a CDS encoding TolC family outer membrane protein, which yields MSATTAAQAETVAEALAKAYQSNPQLNAERARQRATDEGVPQAMAGYRPQVAATLGVGLQAVRNLLPDNTIQGATLKPWTIGVTVTQTLFNGFKTANSVRVAEFQVQSGREALRNVGQGVLLDAVTVYTNVLANQSLVEAQRANVASLRETQGIAQKRLNAGDVTPTDLSQADARFARGQADLNAAEVSLAISQATYAQIVGNLPSRLSPAEPVDRLLPRSREEATAQAFKANPAVLAAGYDVDVATTTISVAESSLYPTVTLQGSASRSNDTDQTLGTKRTDQASILGQATVPIYDGGLAAAQTRQAKELSAQSRLVLEQVRNQARTAAIGAWVSNEGAKAAVAAAEAEVRAAGVALQGVQREAQGGQRTTVDVLNSQQDLVSAKARLIGAQRDRVIASYQLLAAVGKLDVRTLGLNTPDYLPEVHYHQVRDAWHGLRTPSGK from the coding sequence ATGTCCGCCACCACCGCGGCACAAGCCGAGACCGTGGCGGAAGCACTGGCCAAGGCCTACCAGTCCAACCCGCAGCTCAATGCCGAGCGAGCCCGCCAGCGCGCCACCGATGAAGGCGTGCCGCAGGCGATGGCCGGCTACCGGCCGCAGGTGGCCGCGACCCTGGGCGTCGGCCTGCAGGCGGTGCGCAACCTGTTGCCCGACAACACCATCCAGGGCGCCACCCTGAAGCCGTGGACCATCGGCGTCACCGTGACGCAGACCCTGTTCAATGGCTTCAAGACCGCCAACAGCGTGCGCGTCGCCGAATTTCAGGTGCAGTCCGGCCGCGAGGCGCTGCGCAACGTCGGCCAGGGTGTGCTGCTCGATGCGGTCACCGTCTACACCAACGTGCTCGCCAACCAGTCGCTGGTGGAGGCGCAGCGCGCCAACGTCGCCTCCTTGCGCGAGACCCAGGGCATCGCCCAGAAGCGGCTCAATGCCGGCGACGTGACGCCCACCGACCTGTCGCAGGCCGACGCGCGGTTTGCCCGCGGCCAGGCCGACCTCAACGCCGCCGAGGTCAGCCTGGCGATCAGCCAGGCCACCTATGCGCAGATTGTCGGCAATCTTCCGTCGCGCCTCAGCCCCGCCGAGCCGGTCGACCGGCTGCTGCCGCGCAGCCGCGAAGAGGCCACCGCGCAGGCCTTCAAGGCCAATCCCGCGGTGCTGGCTGCCGGCTACGACGTCGACGTCGCCACCACCACCATCAGCGTTGCCGAGAGCAGCCTGTATCCGACCGTCACCCTGCAAGGGAGCGCCAGCCGCTCCAACGATACTGACCAGACGCTGGGTACCAAACGCACCGACCAGGCCTCGATCCTCGGCCAGGCCACGGTGCCGATCTATGACGGCGGCCTCGCCGCAGCGCAGACCCGTCAGGCCAAGGAACTGTCGGCGCAAAGCCGCCTGGTGCTCGAACAGGTGCGCAACCAGGCGCGCACCGCCGCCATCGGCGCCTGGGTGTCCAACGAGGGCGCCAAGGCCGCGGTCGCTGCCGCTGAGGCTGAGGTGCGCGCCGCCGGCGTTGCGTTGCAGGGCGTGCAGCGCGAGGCCCAGGGCGGCCAGCGTACCACCGTCGACGTATTGAACTCACAACAGGACCTGGTGTCCGCCAAGGCGCGGCTGATCGGCGCGCAGCGCGACCGCGTCATCGCCTCCTACCAGTTGCTGGCGGCGGTCGGAAAGCTTGACGTCCGGACGCTCGGCCTCAACACGCCGGACTACCTGCCGGAAGTGCACTACCATCAGGTCCGCGACGCCTGGCATGGCCTGCGCACGCCGTCGGGGAAGTAG
- a CDS encoding cyclase family protein has protein sequence MMKTWTLGCAMALLACTTAGAQDWTKSKWGPDDEIGAANYMKPELVLKAAQLVKTGKAYALGFPVGAEMPAYPPRGFKITVVQPGQAGIPGIGPNKATYNDDMLQGWVGVGSQMDGLGHLGIEHVYYNGNKLADFADPTGLKKLGIDKVPPLVSRGVLLDMAAYYGTDVVKEGTAFNTKEIEEVAKKQGVEIREGDVVLFHTGWAGLIGKDNTRFGAGEPGLGVEGAKYLTGKGVVAVGADTWGVEVVPFETNNVFEVHQILLAMNGTYILEVMNTADLAKDKAYEFLFVLGQPRFKGGVQSMINPVAIR, from the coding sequence ATGATGAAGACATGGACTCTCGGCTGCGCCATGGCGCTGCTCGCTTGCACAACCGCCGGCGCGCAAGACTGGACCAAATCCAAGTGGGGCCCCGACGACGAGATCGGCGCCGCCAACTACATGAAGCCGGAACTGGTGCTGAAGGCGGCGCAACTGGTGAAGACCGGAAAGGCCTATGCGCTGGGCTTTCCCGTCGGCGCGGAGATGCCGGCCTATCCGCCGCGCGGCTTCAAGATCACCGTGGTGCAGCCCGGCCAGGCCGGCATCCCCGGCATTGGCCCCAACAAGGCGACCTACAATGACGACATGCTGCAGGGCTGGGTCGGCGTCGGCAGCCAGATGGACGGCCTCGGCCATCTCGGCATCGAACACGTCTACTACAACGGCAACAAACTGGCCGATTTCGCCGACCCCACCGGGCTGAAGAAGCTCGGTATCGACAAGGTGCCGCCGCTCGTCAGCCGCGGCGTGCTGCTCGATATGGCCGCTTACTACGGCACCGACGTGGTCAAGGAAGGTACCGCTTTCAACACCAAGGAAATCGAGGAGGTGGCGAAAAAGCAGGGCGTCGAGATCCGCGAAGGCGACGTGGTGCTGTTTCATACCGGCTGGGCGGGCCTGATCGGCAAGGACAATACGCGCTTCGGTGCCGGCGAACCGGGACTGGGCGTCGAAGGCGCAAAATACCTCACAGGCAAGGGCGTGGTGGCCGTCGGCGCCGATACCTGGGGCGTGGAGGTGGTGCCCTTCGAGACCAACAACGTGTTCGAGGTGCACCAGATCCTGCTGGCGATGAACGGCACCTACATTCTCGAAGTCATGAACACGGCCGATCTGGCAAAGGACAAGGCCTACGAGTTTCTGTTCGTGCTCGGCCAGCCGCGCTTCAAGGGCGGCGTGCAGAGCATGATCAACCCGGTGGCGATCCGCTGA
- a CDS encoding urate hydroxylase PuuD, producing the protein MLWESILTEWGSLIFRWLHVVAAMAWIGSSFYFIHLDLSLKPGRDLPDGVKGEAWQVHGGGFYRIVKYMVAPKAMPDELTWFKWEAYTTWLSGFVLMLIVYYLEADLFLVDKSVLDLTAIQAGLFSLVSLALAWLLYEAACRSGLARNELAFSIGGYVFLVALTYAFTHVLSGRGAFNQIGAIVGTIMVANVFATIIPNQKKIVAALLKGETPNPAWGEAGKLRSVHNNYLTLPVIVLMISNHYPLLYATRYNWLIVAIVLALGPVIRHFFNQRHADKPSPWWVWGVAAAGMIAILLLSGTGPRIASGAAASATPTFAMVEEIVSTRCSMCHAVEPSWSGIVTAPKNVQLDDAAHIKRYARLIGRNAAWSSAMPPGNVTEMTPEERATIAAWLAAGTPN; encoded by the coding sequence ATGCTCTGGGAATCGATCCTCACCGAATGGGGCAGCTTGATCTTCCGCTGGCTGCACGTCGTTGCCGCCATGGCCTGGATCGGCAGTTCGTTCTACTTCATCCACCTCGACCTCAGCCTGAAGCCGGGCCGCGATCTGCCCGATGGCGTCAAGGGCGAGGCCTGGCAGGTCCATGGCGGCGGCTTCTACCGCATCGTCAAATACATGGTGGCGCCGAAGGCGATGCCGGACGAACTGACCTGGTTCAAGTGGGAGGCATATACCACCTGGCTGTCCGGCTTCGTGCTGATGCTGATCGTCTATTACCTCGAGGCCGACTTGTTTCTGGTGGACAAGTCGGTGCTCGACCTCACGGCGATCCAGGCCGGCCTGTTCAGTCTCGTCAGCCTGGCGCTGGCCTGGCTGCTGTATGAGGCGGCATGCCGCTCCGGCCTCGCCCGCAACGAACTGGCGTTCTCGATCGGCGGCTATGTCTTCCTGGTGGCGCTGACCTATGCCTTCACCCATGTGCTGAGCGGCCGCGGCGCCTTCAACCAGATCGGCGCCATCGTCGGCACCATCATGGTCGCCAACGTGTTCGCCACGATCATTCCGAACCAGAAGAAGATCGTCGCCGCCTTGCTCAAGGGCGAGACGCCCAATCCGGCCTGGGGCGAGGCCGGCAAGCTGCGCTCGGTGCACAACAACTACCTGACGCTGCCGGTGATCGTGTTGATGATCAGCAACCACTACCCGCTGCTCTACGCCACCCGCTACAACTGGCTGATCGTGGCCATCGTGCTGGCGCTCGGGCCGGTGATCCGCCACTTCTTCAACCAGCGCCACGCCGACAAGCCGTCGCCGTGGTGGGTGTGGGGCGTTGCCGCGGCCGGCATGATCGCCATCCTGCTGCTGTCCGGGACAGGGCCACGCATCGCGAGCGGGGCGGCCGCATCGGCGACGCCGACCTTCGCCATGGTGGAGGAGATCGTGTCGACCCGCTGCAGCATGTGCCATGCCGTCGAGCCGTCATGGTCGGGAATCGTCACCGCGCCGAAGAACGTACAGCTCGACGATGCCGCGCACATCAAGCGCTACGCCCGCCTGATCGGGCGCAACGCCGCCTGGTCGAGCGCCATGCCGCCCGGCAACGTCACCGAGATGACGCCCGAGGAGCGCGCCACCATCGCCGCCTGGCTGGCGGCGGGCACGCCGAACTGA
- a CDS encoding HWE histidine kinase domain-containing protein translates to MLDTAVDLSNCDREPIHVPGSVQAHGCLLACDSSLGTVRRHSVNAGQMLGLGSSEINGRTLDALIGATAAHDIGNAIAKWGNMTRAGLLLGVSVAHSPLIFNIAAHRHQGVNIIEFEPVDAADATPPLELARLLIGRIGQCSTLETLFATAPRLLRAALGYDRVMVYRFAEDGSGEVISEARRGDLVSFLGQHFPASDIPQQARVLYLQNTLRIVANANGERIAIEPVLDQSGEPLDLSYAHLRSVSSVHCEYLRNMGVGASMSISIVSDGRLWGLIACHHYEPRTLSMEKRVAAEMFGEFFSLQLQAVVQKRKLEASERAQRYLDRLLHSVSHHADAEDLLKSSIADFGELMSCDGVGLLFNKSWTSHGSAPPPGAVPGLMAFISSVAEGRVWATSALSERLPSADGYRAEVSGVLAVPLSQLPRDYLLFFRREVAQTVNWGGDPNKTYESGPLGDRLTPRKSFAIWKQEVERQSLPWLQGERDSAEAVRAALVEVVLRHNEVLADERHKADLRQKMLNEELNHRVKNILALIKSLVSHPVANGRSIADYVVSLKGRIQALSLAHDQVIRGAGGGALKALLDAELSPYRGTVAEIAVDGPDVQLDARAYSVLALVLHELATNAAKYGALSFHGGRLSLRWERTGQDDCHINWIERGGPAVAPPERTGFGSMLIGRSIPYDLGGQSDVDYAPDGVSVRLLIPARFVTWPDAAPVAVAPPRAVEDKPMASMRGLSVLMVEDQLLIAMDVQTMLANEGASNVETASSVKEALHSLSIIRPDVAILDVNLGNGSSLPVAHALKEQGIPFVFATGYGESSLIPPSLAEVPIVRKPYDIDGLIAALTSAMARARRP, encoded by the coding sequence ATGCTCGATACCGCCGTCGATCTCTCCAATTGCGATCGCGAACCCATCCATGTGCCCGGCAGCGTGCAGGCCCATGGCTGCCTGCTGGCCTGCGACAGTTCGCTGGGGACGGTGCGGCGGCACTCGGTCAATGCCGGGCAGATGCTGGGTCTCGGCAGTTCCGAGATCAACGGACGCACGCTCGACGCGTTGATTGGCGCGACGGCGGCCCACGACATCGGCAATGCCATCGCGAAGTGGGGCAACATGACGCGTGCCGGCCTGTTGCTCGGCGTCAGCGTCGCGCATTCTCCGCTGATTTTCAACATCGCGGCGCACCGCCATCAGGGCGTCAACATCATCGAATTTGAACCAGTCGATGCGGCTGATGCCACGCCGCCGCTGGAACTGGCGCGGCTACTGATCGGACGGATCGGGCAGTGTTCGACGCTCGAAACGCTGTTTGCCACCGCGCCGCGGCTGCTGCGCGCAGCACTCGGCTATGACCGTGTGATGGTCTATCGTTTCGCCGAGGACGGTTCCGGCGAGGTGATCAGCGAGGCCAGGCGCGGCGATCTGGTGAGCTTTCTCGGCCAGCATTTTCCGGCCAGCGATATCCCGCAGCAGGCGCGGGTGCTGTACCTGCAGAACACGCTGCGCATCGTCGCGAACGCCAATGGCGAGCGCATCGCCATCGAGCCGGTGCTGGACCAGTCCGGAGAGCCGCTCGACCTGTCCTACGCGCACCTGCGCAGCGTCTCTTCCGTGCATTGCGAATACCTGCGCAACATGGGGGTCGGCGCCTCGATGTCGATCTCCATCGTCAGCGACGGCAGACTGTGGGGGCTGATCGCCTGCCACCACTACGAGCCGCGCACGCTGTCCATGGAAAAGCGCGTTGCCGCCGAGATGTTCGGCGAGTTCTTTTCGCTGCAATTGCAGGCGGTGGTGCAGAAGCGCAAGCTGGAAGCCAGCGAGCGGGCGCAACGCTATCTCGACCGGCTGCTGCACAGCGTCTCGCATCATGCCGATGCCGAGGATTTGCTGAAGAGCAGCATCGCCGATTTCGGCGAGCTGATGTCGTGCGACGGCGTCGGCCTGTTGTTCAACAAGAGCTGGACGTCTCACGGCAGCGCGCCGCCGCCCGGCGCGGTGCCCGGGCTGATGGCCTTCATCAGCTCGGTGGCGGAGGGGCGGGTCTGGGCGACCAGTGCGCTGTCGGAACGGTTGCCCAGCGCCGATGGCTATCGCGCGGAGGTGTCGGGTGTGCTCGCAGTTCCGCTGTCGCAACTGCCGCGCGACTATTTGCTATTTTTCCGCCGCGAGGTCGCGCAGACCGTCAACTGGGGCGGCGATCCCAACAAGACCTATGAGAGCGGTCCGCTCGGCGACCGGCTGACGCCGCGCAAGAGCTTCGCGATCTGGAAGCAGGAAGTGGAGCGACAGTCGCTGCCGTGGCTGCAGGGCGAGCGCGACAGCGCGGAAGCGGTCCGCGCCGCGCTGGTGGAGGTGGTGCTGCGGCACAACGAGGTGCTGGCGGATGAGCGGCACAAGGCCGACCTGCGCCAGAAGATGCTCAACGAGGAGCTCAACCATCGCGTCAAGAACATCCTCGCTCTGATCAAGTCGCTGGTGTCGCATCCGGTCGCCAACGGACGCAGCATTGCGGACTACGTGGTGTCGTTGAAGGGACGCATCCAGGCGCTGTCGCTGGCCCATGACCAGGTGATCCGCGGCGCCGGCGGCGGCGCATTGAAAGCGCTGCTCGATGCCGAACTGTCGCCGTACCGCGGTACGGTGGCAGAGATCGCCGTGGACGGCCCCGACGTGCAGCTCGACGCGCGCGCTTATTCGGTGCTGGCGCTGGTGCTGCACGAACTGGCCACCAATGCCGCCAAGTACGGCGCGCTGTCGTTCCACGGCGGACGGCTCTCGCTGCGCTGGGAGCGCACCGGGCAGGACGATTGCCACATCAATTGGATCGAGCGTGGCGGACCGGCGGTCGCGCCGCCGGAGCGGACAGGCTTCGGCTCGATGCTGATCGGCCGCAGCATCCCCTACGATCTCGGTGGCCAAAGCGACGTCGACTACGCGCCGGACGGCGTCAGCGTTCGGCTGCTGATCCCGGCGCGGTTTGTGACCTGGCCCGACGCGGCGCCTGTAGCGGTGGCCCCGCCGCGCGCGGTCGAGGACAAGCCGATGGCTTCGATGCGCGGCCTCAGCGTGCTGATGGTCGAGGACCAGCTGCTGATCGCCATGGATGTCCAGACCATGCTGGCCAACGAGGGCGCCTCGAATGTCGAGACGGCGTCGTCCGTCAAGGAAGCGCTGCACAGCCTGTCGATCATTCGGCCCGACGTCGCCATCCTCGATGTCAATCTCGGCAACGGCAGTTCGCTGCCGGTCGCGCATGCCTTGAAGGAGCAGGGCATCCCGTTCGTCTTCGCGACCGGCTACGGCGAAAGCAGCCTGATCCCGCCGTCGCTCGCCGAGGTGCCGATCGTGCGCAAGCCCTACGATATCGACGGGCTGATCGCGGCGCTGACCAGCGCCATGGCCAGGGCGAGGCGGCCCTGA